A genomic region of Marinihelvus fidelis contains the following coding sequences:
- the ppsR gene encoding posphoenolpyruvate synthetase regulatory kinase/phosphorylase PpsR, whose product MKRTVFFISDGTAITAETLGHSLITQFPGVEFDQVRMPFVDDLEKCGAAVKAINQASQRDGAPAIVFNTIVDESLCSVINASEGVMLDLFATFLSPMEQALGVAHEPTVGRAHGVANLDRYEHRMEATNYAMNHDDGVSVDFRDADLVLVGVSRCGKTPTCLYMALHFGVRAANYPLTPEDLDEMRLPSFLRRYRHKLVGLSIDPERLSQIRQTRKPDSRYASPRQCRMEVDAAANLLRMEGITTFETTHASIEEIASRVLLQLGMQREMF is encoded by the coding sequence ATGAAGCGAACCGTGTTCTTCATCTCCGATGGTACCGCTATCACCGCGGAAACCCTCGGCCACAGCCTGATCACCCAGTTTCCCGGTGTCGAGTTCGACCAGGTGCGCATGCCGTTTGTCGATGACCTGGAGAAATGCGGCGCCGCGGTCAAGGCCATCAACCAGGCCAGCCAGCGCGATGGCGCGCCGGCCATCGTCTTCAACACCATCGTCGATGAGTCACTGTGCTCGGTCATCAATGCCAGCGAGGGCGTCATGCTGGACCTGTTCGCCACGTTCCTGTCGCCGATGGAGCAGGCGCTGGGTGTGGCCCACGAGCCTACCGTCGGCCGTGCACACGGTGTCGCCAACCTTGACCGCTACGAGCATCGCATGGAGGCCACAAACTACGCGATGAATCACGATGACGGTGTCAGCGTGGATTTCCGCGATGCCGACCTGGTGCTGGTGGGCGTATCACGGTGTGGCAAGACGCCCACCTGCCTGTACATGGCACTGCACTTTGGCGTGCGTGCGGCCAACTACCCGCTGACGCCGGAAGACCTGGACGAGATGCGCCTGCCATCGTTTTTGCGTCGCTACCGGCACAAGCTTGTGGGGCTCAGCATCGACCCGGAACGGCTGTCGCAGATCCGCCAGACCCGTAAGCCTGACAGCCGCTATGCGTCACCGCGCCAGTGCCGCATGGAAGTCGACGCGGCCGCCAACCTGTTACGCATGGAAGGCATCACCACGTTCGAAACCACGCACGCGTCGATCGAGGAAATTGCCAGCCGGGTGCTGCTGCAGTTGGGCATGCAGCGGGAGATGTTCTGA
- the dusB gene encoding tRNA dihydrouridine synthase DusB, with amino-acid sequence MKIGPYLLDNALALAPMAGVTDLPFRKLCRELGAGYVVGEMVSANPALRGTRKSMLRSRHDDEPAPIAVQIAGSDPDWIADAARYNVDLGAQVIDINMGCPAKKVCNKLAGSALLENESLVADILTAVVAAVDVPVTLKIRTGPDPDRRNGVAVARIAEDSGIAALAVHGRTRADRFNGHAEYDTIAAICAATRLPVWANGDINTPAEARLVLKATGADGLMLGRGAQGNPWLFREIGHYLATGQELAPPTDAEVHAVLTRHLRGLHAFYGELPGVRVARKHIGWYLKGRPGGDHLRRQLMKVESADAQLALIDAHFQARLDEAA; translated from the coding sequence ATGAAGATCGGCCCCTACCTACTCGACAACGCCCTGGCGCTGGCCCCGATGGCCGGCGTCACCGACCTGCCGTTCCGCAAACTCTGCCGCGAGCTGGGTGCGGGCTACGTGGTCGGCGAGATGGTTTCGGCCAACCCGGCCCTGCGTGGCACGCGTAAATCCATGCTGCGCTCGCGCCACGACGACGAGCCGGCGCCGATCGCCGTGCAGATCGCCGGCAGTGACCCGGACTGGATCGCGGACGCGGCCCGCTATAACGTCGACCTTGGCGCCCAGGTCATCGATATCAACATGGGCTGCCCGGCGAAGAAGGTCTGCAACAAGCTGGCCGGCTCCGCGCTGCTCGAGAACGAGTCGCTGGTGGCCGACATCCTCACGGCCGTGGTCGCTGCCGTGGACGTGCCGGTGACGCTGAAGATCCGCACCGGCCCGGACCCGGACCGCCGCAACGGCGTGGCCGTGGCGCGCATTGCCGAGGACAGCGGCATCGCCGCGCTGGCCGTGCATGGCCGTACCCGCGCGGACCGTTTCAACGGCCACGCCGAGTACGACACCATTGCCGCCATCTGCGCGGCCACGCGCCTGCCCGTATGGGCCAACGGCGACATCAACACGCCCGCCGAAGCGCGGCTGGTGCTGAAAGCCACCGGGGCCGACGGCCTGATGCTGGGCCGCGGCGCGCAGGGCAACCCTTGGCTGTTTCGCGAGATCGGGCATTACCTGGCCACCGGCCAGGAACTGGCGCCGCCCACCGATGCCGAGGTGCACGCGGTGCTGACGCGACACCTGCGCGGCCTGCACGCCTTCTACGGCGAGCTGCCGGGCGTGCGCGTGGCCCGCAAGCACATCGGCTGGTACCTGAAGGGCCGGCCCGGCGGCGACCACCTGCGCAGGCAACTGATGAAGGTGGAGAGCGCCGACGCACAGCTGGCGCTCATCGACGCCCATTTCCAGGCGCGGCTGGACGAAGCCGCCTGA
- the ppsA gene encoding phosphoenolpyruvate synthase has product MTQNYIAWLHETRMQDLPQVGGKNASLGEMLTQLSELGIEVPGGFATTSAAFQEFIAQSGLDQRIAGALEGLDTDDIEALTRTGRQIRDWVMETPFPPAIEDAIRVSWDALVERTGVEPEVAVRSSATAEDLPDASFAGQQETFLNVRGLDEVLEKIRAVFASLYNDRAIAYRVHQGFEHADVSLSAGIQSMVRSDLAASGVMFTIDTESGFSDAVFITSAWGLGEMVVQGAVNPDEFYVFKPSLRAGKPAILRRNLGSKAQRMTFDGDGAGVRVESVEAADQARFSITDEDVEALARMALTIEEHYGRPMDIEWAKDGRNGRLYIVQARPETVRSRAAATQLERFRLEGEGPLLCEGRSIGQKIGAGVARVVDSIDTMNEVREGDVLVTDMTDPDWEPVMKRAAAIVTNRGGRTCHAAIIARELGIPAVVGCRDATDRIRDGQAVTVSCAEGDTGFVYDGELDFKVQNDDLEDLPGAPVKVMMNVANPDRAFDFAAIPNHGVGLARLEFIINRMIGVHPRALLDYDDQDRETRAEIDRRMAGYADPVSFYVDRLVEGIATIAASFAPNPVIVRLSDFKSNEYANLVGGPRYEPDEENPMLGFRGASRYVAPHFRDCFELECRALKYVREQMGLDNVWAMVPFVRTLDEGRAVLETMADFGLVRGENGLKVIMMCELPSNALLADEFLEHFDGFSIGSNDLTQLTLGLDRDSAEIADKFDERDPAVRKMLAMAISACRAKGKYVGICGQGPSDHPDLAQWLVEQGIESISLNPDTVLDTWLKLAKASAS; this is encoded by the coding sequence GTGACCCAAAACTACATCGCCTGGTTGCACGAAACCCGCATGCAGGACCTGCCGCAAGTGGGCGGCAAGAACGCTTCACTGGGCGAAATGCTCACGCAGCTTTCCGAGCTCGGCATCGAGGTGCCGGGCGGCTTCGCCACCACCTCGGCGGCCTTCCAGGAATTCATCGCTCAGTCCGGGCTGGACCAGCGCATCGCCGGCGCCCTTGAAGGACTCGACACCGACGACATCGAGGCGCTCACCCGCACCGGCCGCCAGATTCGCGACTGGGTCATGGAAACACCCTTCCCGCCCGCCATCGAAGATGCGATCCGGGTATCCTGGGACGCCCTGGTCGAGCGTACCGGCGTCGAGCCCGAAGTCGCCGTGCGTTCCTCCGCCACCGCCGAGGACCTGCCGGACGCCTCGTTCGCCGGCCAACAGGAAACCTTCCTGAATGTGCGTGGACTGGACGAGGTGCTGGAGAAGATCCGCGCCGTGTTCGCCTCGCTCTACAACGACCGCGCCATCGCCTACCGCGTCCACCAGGGCTTCGAGCACGCCGATGTCAGCCTGTCAGCCGGCATCCAGTCGATGGTGCGCTCCGATCTCGCCGCCAGCGGCGTGATGTTTACCATCGATACCGAGTCCGGCTTCTCTGATGCAGTGTTCATCACATCGGCCTGGGGACTGGGTGAAATGGTGGTCCAGGGCGCTGTGAACCCGGACGAGTTCTATGTCTTCAAGCCCTCGCTGCGCGCCGGCAAGCCCGCCATTCTGCGCCGCAACCTGGGCAGCAAGGCGCAGCGCATGACCTTCGACGGAGATGGCGCCGGTGTGCGCGTCGAGTCGGTCGAGGCTGCCGACCAGGCCCGCTTCTCCATCACCGATGAAGACGTCGAGGCCCTGGCAAGAATGGCCCTGACCATCGAGGAACACTACGGCCGGCCGATGGACATCGAGTGGGCGAAAGATGGCCGCAACGGCCGCCTGTACATCGTCCAGGCCCGTCCGGAAACCGTTCGCAGCCGCGCCGCGGCCACCCAGCTGGAGCGCTTCCGGCTGGAAGGCGAAGGCCCGCTACTGTGCGAAGGCCGCAGCATCGGCCAGAAGATCGGTGCCGGCGTGGCCCGCGTGGTCGATTCCATTGACACCATGAACGAGGTGCGCGAAGGCGACGTGCTGGTCACCGACATGACCGACCCCGACTGGGAGCCGGTGATGAAGCGCGCCGCGGCAATCGTCACCAACCGTGGCGGCCGCACCTGCCACGCGGCCATCATCGCCCGTGAGCTGGGTATCCCGGCCGTGGTCGGCTGCCGCGATGCCACCGACCGCATCCGCGACGGCCAGGCCGTCACCGTGTCCTGCGCCGAGGGCGATACCGGCTTTGTCTATGATGGTGAACTGGATTTCAAGGTGCAGAACGACGACCTGGAAGACCTGCCGGGAGCACCGGTCAAGGTGATGATGAACGTCGCCAACCCGGACCGCGCCTTCGATTTCGCCGCCATCCCGAACCACGGGGTCGGCCTGGCGCGGCTGGAGTTCATCATCAACCGCATGATCGGCGTGCACCCACGCGCGCTGCTGGACTACGACGACCAGGACCGTGAGACCCGCGCCGAGATCGACCGCCGCATGGCCGGCTACGCCGACCCGGTCAGCTTCTACGTCGACCGCCTGGTCGAAGGCATCGCCACCATCGCCGCCTCTTTCGCACCGAACCCGGTGATCGTGCGCTTGTCCGACTTCAAGTCAAACGAGTACGCCAACCTGGTGGGTGGCCCGCGCTACGAACCGGACGAGGAGAACCCGATGCTGGGCTTCCGCGGCGCCTCGCGCTACGTCGCCCCGCACTTCCGCGACTGTTTTGAGCTTGAGTGCCGCGCGCTGAAATACGTGCGCGAGCAAATGGGCCTGGATAATGTCTGGGCCATGGTGCCGTTCGTGCGCACCCTGGACGAAGGCCGCGCGGTACTCGAAACCATGGCTGACTTTGGCCTGGTCCGCGGCGAAAACGGCCTGAAAGTCATCATGATGTGCGAACTGCCGTCCAACGCCCTGCTCGCCGACGAGTTCCTGGAACACTTCGACGGCTTCTCCATCGGCTCCAACGACCTGACCCAGCTGACCCTGGGCCTGGACCGCGATTCGGCCGAGATCGCCGACAAATTCGACGAGCGCGACCCGGCCGTGCGCAAGATGCTTGCCATGGCCATCAGCGCCTGCCGCGCGAAGGGCAAGTACGTTGGCATCTGCGGCCAGGGCCCCTCCGATCACCCCGACCTGGCCCAGTGGCTGGTCGAACAGGGCATCGAGAGCATCTCGCTGAATCCGGATACGGTGTTGGATACGTGGCTGAAGTTGGCTAAGGCCTCGGCTAGCTGA
- the rsgA gene encoding ribosome small subunit-dependent GTPase A — MDEPAQCHPSMNPADEALVRVAYGSHGLVETLAGEHRDCRFRRNVGRPCCGDHVLVRADGGDAWVVDEILARRNEFMKADARGRPQVVAANLDRVLVVVAPRPMPSRDLLDRYLVAVHSLGIEPVIVLNKAELMADTDIDTDHALAAIDDYIRLGYTVVRTSCKQSPGVTPLAELVQAGTSILVGQSGVGKSSLAHQLLPDIDIQTGALSTTTGKGTHTTTTTILYTLPGGGRLIDSPGVWEYGLWTLDDADIAAGYPEFRPWLGECRFNNCRHASEPGCAIKAAVANGEITARRYAAYTRLLEQNGGQ; from the coding sequence GTGGATGAACCCGCACAGTGCCACCCATCGATGAACCCGGCCGACGAAGCCCTGGTCCGTGTCGCCTATGGTTCGCACGGCCTGGTCGAAACCCTGGCCGGCGAACACCGGGACTGCCGCTTCCGCCGCAATGTCGGGCGACCGTGCTGTGGCGACCACGTACTGGTCAGGGCTGACGGTGGTGACGCCTGGGTCGTCGACGAGATCCTCGCTCGCCGCAACGAGTTCATGAAGGCCGACGCGCGCGGGCGACCGCAGGTGGTCGCGGCCAACCTCGACCGCGTGCTGGTGGTCGTGGCACCGCGCCCCATGCCGTCGCGCGACCTGCTCGACCGCTACCTGGTCGCGGTGCACAGCCTGGGCATCGAACCGGTCATTGTGCTGAACAAGGCCGAACTGATGGCCGACACGGACATCGACACGGACCACGCGCTGGCGGCCATCGACGACTACATCCGCCTGGGCTACACGGTGGTGCGCACCTCCTGCAAACAGTCGCCGGGCGTGACGCCGCTGGCGGAACTGGTGCAGGCGGGCACCAGCATCCTTGTAGGCCAGTCTGGCGTCGGCAAATCCTCCCTGGCGCACCAGCTACTGCCCGACATCGACATCCAGACCGGCGCGCTGTCGACCACCACCGGCAAGGGCACCCACACCACCACCACGACCATTCTCTACACCCTTCCCGGCGGCGGCCGGCTGATCGACTCGCCGGGTGTGTGGGAGTACGGGCTGTGGACCCTGGACGATGCTGATATCGCCGCTGGCTACCCGGAATTCCGGCCCTGGCTGGGCGAGTGCCGGTTCAACAACTGTCGCCACGCCAGCGAGCCCGGCTGCGCCATCAAGGCCGCCGTCGCGAACGGCGAGATCACTGCGAGGCGCTATGCCGCCTACACCCGGCTGCTGGAGCAGAACGGCGGCCAGTGA
- a CDS encoding Na+/H+ antiporter NhaC family protein: MPIKTLKSIPTLLIFLLLTVAASPVAAATDDPALYGRWLSITPPLLAIVFALVFKRVIPALFLGLWLGAWLVHDGSPVGLWSGLLDTFEVYVKTALADSDHAAVILFSLMIGGMVGIISRNGGMQGIVNHIVRWADSARHSCMTAATMGLAIFFDDYANTLVVGNAMRPVTDAMRVSREKLAYIVDSTAAPIACIALITTWVGYEVGLIDSAIGSIPGLDGQGYFVYLATIPYSFYPILSLAFVFMVAWSGRDFGPMLKAERAARAGEIHEGGPTRKHDTDGQSILPVKDKPQRAINALLPIGVLIVAVMVGLYVTGSRAVEGPDAGLRDIIGSADAYRALMWASLLGVLTAAALSMSQRILDLEQIVDAWYRGLRAMLKAIIILILAWSLGQVTDVLGTASFLVSVLGDTLPAWIIPTLVFLIAAGTGFGTGSSWGAMAILIPLTIPLTWAVMQSQGMAGPEHMHILYSAIASVLAGSVWGDHCSPISDTTILSSLSSGCDHVEHVRTQLPYAMLVGAVSILAGSLPVALGMPWWAGLGLGLVLLAAILRLLGRDPDA, from the coding sequence ATGCCGATAAAAACACTGAAAAGCATCCCTACCCTTCTCATTTTCCTGCTACTGACCGTTGCCGCCAGCCCTGTCGCCGCGGCCACGGACGACCCCGCGCTCTACGGCCGCTGGCTTTCCATTACACCGCCCCTGCTGGCCATCGTCTTCGCACTGGTGTTCAAGCGCGTGATCCCCGCGCTGTTCCTGGGGTTGTGGCTGGGCGCCTGGCTGGTCCATGACGGCTCGCCGGTGGGACTCTGGTCCGGCCTGCTGGATACCTTCGAGGTGTACGTGAAGACCGCGCTGGCCGACAGCGACCACGCCGCGGTGATCCTGTTCTCGCTGATGATCGGCGGCATGGTCGGCATCATTTCCCGCAACGGTGGCATGCAGGGCATCGTCAACCACATCGTGCGCTGGGCGGACAGCGCCCGGCATTCTTGCATGACCGCCGCGACCATGGGCCTGGCCATCTTCTTCGATGATTACGCCAATACGCTGGTGGTGGGCAACGCCATGCGCCCGGTCACGGATGCCATGCGCGTGTCGCGGGAGAAACTCGCCTACATCGTCGATTCCACCGCCGCGCCGATTGCCTGTATCGCGCTGATCACCACCTGGGTGGGTTACGAGGTGGGCCTGATCGACAGCGCCATCGGCTCGATACCGGGCCTGGATGGCCAGGGCTATTTCGTTTACCTGGCGACCATTCCGTACAGCTTCTACCCCATTCTCAGCCTGGCCTTCGTGTTCATGGTGGCGTGGAGCGGCCGTGATTTCGGCCCCATGCTGAAGGCGGAGCGCGCCGCCCGTGCCGGAGAAATCCACGAAGGCGGCCCAACGCGCAAGCACGACACCGACGGCCAGTCGATCCTGCCGGTCAAGGACAAGCCGCAGCGGGCCATCAATGCGTTGTTGCCCATCGGTGTGCTGATCGTCGCGGTCATGGTTGGTCTGTACGTGACCGGCAGCCGCGCCGTCGAAGGGCCCGATGCGGGCCTGCGCGACATCATCGGCTCGGCCGATGCCTACCGGGCGCTGATGTGGGCCTCGCTGCTGGGTGTGCTGACGGCGGCGGCGCTGTCGATGTCCCAGCGCATCCTCGACCTGGAGCAGATTGTCGATGCCTGGTACCGCGGCCTGCGCGCCATGCTCAAGGCCATCATCATCCTGATCCTGGCCTGGTCGCTGGGCCAGGTGACCGATGTGCTGGGCACGGCCAGCTTCCTGGTCTCCGTACTGGGTGACACCCTGCCCGCGTGGATTATCCCGACGCTGGTGTTCCTGATTGCCGCCGGCACCGGCTTCGGCACCGGCTCCAGCTGGGGCGCCATGGCCATCCTGATCCCGCTGACCATCCCGCTGACCTGGGCGGTGATGCAGAGCCAGGGCATGGCGGGGCCCGAGCATATGCATATTCTCTATTCGGCCATTGCCTCGGTGCTGGCCGGCAGTGTCTGGGGCGACCATTGTTCGCCGATATCGGACACCACGATCCTGTCGTCACTATCCAGCGGCTGTGACCATGTCGAACACGTGCGCACACAGCTGCCCTACGCGATGCTCGTGGGTGCCGTATCGATCCTGGCTGGCAGCCTGCCGGTTGCGCTGGGCATGCCCTGGTGGGCCGGCCTGGGCCTGGGCCTGGTGCTGCTGGCCGCGATCCTCCGGCTACTGGGCCGCGACCCGGACGCCTGA
- a CDS encoding TraB/GumN family protein yields the protein MSSELPISDDTPGVTASPAEAGQPLREITRDGVHYTLLGTAHVSRASVEAVQAMSRDGDYDAIAVELCPARLEALEGRHGWRDLDLYRIIRDGKAGLVMANLALSGYQRRIAEQFGIEPGAELKAAAEAARKQDIELQLIDRDLATTLKRTYRRVPWYKRLYLTAGLVLSSFSNEDIDEDSIEKLKEGDILESTFTEFAEQSPEIYEALIAERDRFMAARLRADNAGAEGRRVLAVVGAGHLDGLARALEGSDVDPAAEVATLSTQPPKARWPRFIPWVILALVATGFYLGFRQSPALFWELVVLWVAINGGLAALGAALAKGHPLTILSGLVAAPLTSLNPMVAAGMVTGLVQSWVRKPTGADLERLRDDATTLKGWYANPATRILLVFFLSNLGSAIGTWVAGFRIFEKVTGA from the coding sequence TTGTCCAGCGAACTCCCCATTTCCGATGACACGCCCGGCGTGACGGCTTCGCCTGCCGAGGCCGGCCAGCCCCTGCGCGAGATTACCCGCGACGGCGTGCATTACACCCTGCTGGGCACCGCGCACGTGTCCCGCGCCAGCGTCGAGGCCGTCCAGGCCATGTCCCGCGACGGCGACTACGACGCCATCGCCGTCGAGCTATGCCCGGCGCGGCTGGAGGCGCTGGAGGGCCGCCACGGCTGGCGCGACCTGGACCTGTACCGGATCATCCGCGACGGCAAGGCGGGCCTGGTGATGGCCAACCTGGCGCTGTCCGGATACCAGCGGCGCATCGCCGAGCAGTTCGGCATCGAACCGGGCGCTGAACTGAAGGCCGCGGCCGAAGCCGCGCGCAAGCAGGACATCGAACTTCAGCTGATCGACCGCGATCTCGCCACCACCCTGAAGCGCACCTACCGCCGGGTGCCGTGGTACAAGCGCCTGTACCTGACCGCCGGCCTGGTGCTGAGCAGCTTTTCCAACGAGGACATCGACGAGGACTCGATCGAGAAGCTCAAGGAAGGCGACATCCTTGAGTCGACATTTACGGAGTTCGCCGAACAATCGCCGGAAATCTACGAGGCCCTGATCGCCGAACGCGACCGTTTCATGGCCGCGCGCCTGCGGGCAGACAATGCCGGCGCCGAGGGCCGCCGCGTGCTCGCCGTGGTCGGCGCGGGCCACCTGGACGGCCTGGCCCGGGCGCTGGAAGGCAGCGACGTGGACCCGGCAGCCGAGGTTGCGACGCTGTCGACACAGCCGCCGAAAGCCCGCTGGCCCAGGTTCATCCCCTGGGTGATCCTGGCCCTGGTCGCCACCGGCTTCTACCTGGGATTCCGCCAGAGCCCGGCGCTGTTCTGGGAGCTGGTCGTGCTGTGGGTGGCCATCAACGGCGGCCTGGCGGCGCTGGGCGCGGCACTGGCCAAGGGCCACCCGCTGACCATCCTCAGCGGCCTGGTGGCCGCGCCGCTGACCTCGCTCAACCCGATGGTCGCCGCCGGCATGGTCACCGGCCTGGTGCAGTCCTGGGTGCGCAAGCCCACTGGCGCCGACCTGGAGCGTCTGCGCGACGACGCCACCACGCTGAAAGGCTGGTACGCCAACCCCGCGACCCGTATCCTGCTGGTGTTCTTCCTGTCCAACCTGGGTTCCGCCATTGGCACCTGGGTGGCGGGTTTCCGGATTTTCGAGAAAGTGACCGGCGCGTGA
- a CDS encoding DUF1249 domain-containing protein yields MVSFRDSHGVLRRPRLKNLQRAQEEIYRQLQLLMPEAVAHHDTFASRVDGSPELRLELLERHPYTHFVRLTYLFGDERRQRLAPDAHIRVYHDARIAEVTAFDSVQGFNRTAHPWYPVLPLVQRAWRENVALEKWLGYLLGQGHRFDTMTAVDSAIPTAEKTARVAAPA; encoded by the coding sequence ATGGTTTCATTCCGCGACAGCCATGGCGTCCTGCGACGCCCGAGACTGAAAAACCTGCAGCGTGCGCAGGAGGAGATCTATCGCCAGTTGCAGCTGTTGATGCCCGAGGCCGTCGCGCATCACGATACCTTCGCGTCGCGCGTCGATGGCTCGCCGGAGCTGCGCCTGGAGTTGCTGGAACGGCATCCGTACACCCACTTCGTTCGCCTGACCTATCTTTTTGGCGATGAGCGCCGTCAGCGCCTGGCCCCGGACGCGCACATCCGCGTGTATCACGATGCCCGAATCGCCGAGGTCACGGCCTTCGATTCCGTGCAGGGCTTCAATCGCACCGCCCACCCCTGGTACCCGGTGCTGCCGCTGGTGCAGCGGGCCTGGCGCGAAAACGTCGCGCTGGAGAAGTGGCTGGGCTACCTGCTGGGCCAGGGGCACCGATTTGACACGATGACGGCCGTTGACAGCGCCATTCCGACGGCGGAAAAGACCGCCCGTGTAGCGGCGCCGGCCTGA
- the orn gene encoding oligoribonuclease, with product MGKDSASADNLIWIDLEMTGLDTGSDTILEIATIVTDSQLNELAVGPEIAIRHPLQALQAMDEWNTRHHGQSGLWQRALDSTHDAAAAERETLTFLSEWTVKGASPMCGNSICQDRRFLHRLMPELEAWFHYRNLDVSTLKELARRWNPSILESLVKENRHTALSDIRESVTELRHYRQFMGGFAGES from the coding sequence ATGGGCAAAGACAGCGCCAGCGCCGACAACCTGATCTGGATTGACCTCGAAATGACCGGCCTGGATACCGGCAGCGATACCATCCTGGAAATCGCCACCATCGTCACCGACAGCCAGCTGAACGAACTGGCGGTTGGGCCGGAGATCGCTATCCGCCATCCGCTCCAGGCACTGCAGGCCATGGACGAATGGAACACCCGTCACCATGGCCAGTCCGGCCTGTGGCAGCGTGCCCTGGACAGCACGCACGACGCCGCCGCGGCCGAGCGCGAAACGCTGACATTCCTGTCCGAATGGACCGTCAAGGGTGCGTCGCCCATGTGCGGCAACAGCATCTGCCAGGACCGTCGTTTCCTGCACCGCCTGATGCCGGAACTCGAAGCCTGGTTCCACTACCGCAACCTGGACGTATCGACGCTGAAGGAACTGGCCCGCCGCTGGAATCCGTCGATTCTCGAATCACTGGTGAAGGAAAACCGCCACACCGCGCTTTCCGATATCCGCGAGTCAGTCACGGAACTGCGACATTACCGCCAGTTTATGGGTGGGTTTGCGGGTGAGTCGTGA